From the Primulina tabacum isolate GXHZ01 chromosome 3, ASM2559414v2, whole genome shotgun sequence genome, one window contains:
- the LOC142538757 gene encoding uncharacterized protein LOC142538757 translates to MTENIHMAPEQHLCEIPQFFNQVYDEQIPDSFGIPSASRTNFYNPERPELDVKMVFKSKGDLIASVRDFSVRVLRRKYIVVQSSPTIWKVKCKNWSEGGNCGWGLRASFTKSLGYFMITKYGNDHTCMSTQVGIDHHNLDINMIASTLLGIVRCDPAYEIKYVRESIKGKYGNDISYAKTWQRALSKYNPGTIVEWKHRRPYDHPHKILNFVFWAFKPCVDGFRHRRNKISVDGTHMYTKYKHKLLIAVTLDANNQVLPLAFALVDEKNYESWHWFLRNVARHVTRGCNGVCLISDRHAGITSAVQDLPNFKPPHGVHRFCLRHVCSNFNSKFKNIHFKDLCWEAGIQHKVAKFNATMEAIRTNNAAALIYLSNIPKEKCSLTHDGGWRRGIITTKMSECINGVLKGVRRLPITAIVELTLQRCVQYFIQRRARSDKMLEKNQPWTDFAYSKFDMWSKKSIEHRVLRFDQRDKTASVATGGRPGRQHHVQAVNISTRDCKCGKFAIFGIPCSHVICAAKWFGLNPTQLVQPWFTLSEYVNTYDGRFYPIHDEQYWDEPTFQLQHNRVRRQRRQAGRDLRTHKKRDGSAIIEGETTWEVDACEKIELWCQIIMFVT, encoded by the exons ATGACAGAGAACATTCATATGGCACCAGAGCAACATTTATGTGAAATTCCTCAATTTTTCAATCAAGTCTATGACGAACAAATTCCAGATTCATTTGGTATTCCTTCTGCTTCACGAACAAACTTTTACAATCCTGAAAGGCCAGAGCTCGATGTAAAAATGGTTTTTAAGAGCAAAGGTGATTTAATAGCTTCAGTGAGGGATTTTTCTGTTCGGGTTTTGAGACGTAAATATATCGTTGTCCAAAGTTCTCCGACAATTTGGAAGGTCAAATGCAAGAACTGGTCCGAAGGTGGCAACTGTGGGTGGGGACTTCGAGCATCGTTCACAAAAAGTTTAGGCTACTTcatgatcacaaaatatggtAATGATCACACATGCATGTCTACCCAAGTCGGTATAGATCACCACAACCTTGACATAAACATGATAGCCAGCACACTTTTGGGAATCGTGCGTTGTGATCCTGCATACGAGATCAAATATGTGCGAGAAAGTATTAAAGGAAAATATGGGAATGATATATCGTATGCTAAGACATGGCAAA GAGCTTTGTCGAAGTACAATCCAGGAACTATTGTAGAATGGAAGCATCGTCGACCGTATGACCATCcacataaaattttgaactttgtATTTTGGGCCTTCAAACCATGTGTAGATGGTTTTCGACATCGTCGCAACAAAATCAGCGTAGACGGTACGCATATGTACACCAAATATAAGCACAAACTACTCATAGCAGTAACTTTGGATGCCAATAACCAGGTTTTGCCGCTAGCATTTGCGcttgttgatgaaaagaattatGAGTCTTGGCATTGGTTCCTCAGGAATGTTGCACGACATGTTACCAGAGGGTGTAATGGTGTGTGTCTTATATCTGATAGACATGCGGGTATAACAAGTGCAGTGCAAGATCTCCCTAACTTTAAGCCTCCTCATGGTGTTCATCGTTTTTGTTTGAGGCATGTTTGCTCTAATTTCAACAGTAAGTTCAAAAACATTCACTTTAAAGACTTATGTTGGGAAGCAGGGATACAACACAAAGTAGCAAAATTTAATGCGACAATGGAGGCAATTAGAACAAATAATGCAGCAGCTTTAATCTATTTGTCAAACAttccaaaagaaaaatgttcaTTGACTCATGATGGGGGATGGAGACGAGGGATAATAACGACGAAAATGTCTGAGTGTATTAATGGTGTATTGAAAGGGGTTCGACGTCTTCCAATAACTGCAATAGTGGAGCTGACATTACAGCGATGCGTGCAATATTTCATTCAACGGCGAGCGCGAAGTGATAAGATGCTGGAAAAAAATCAACCATGGACCGACTTTGCGTACTCTAAATTTGATATGTGGTCAAAAAAGTCAATTGAACATCGAGTTTTAAGATTTGACCAAAGGGATAAAACAGCATCCGTCGCAACAGGAGGAAGACCTGGTCGGCAACATCACGTACAAGCTGTCAACATTTCTACGCGTGATTGCAAATGTGGTAAATTCGCAATATTTGGAATTCCTTGTTCACATGTTATATGTGCAGCAAAATGGTTTGGTTTGAATCCCACACAGCTTGTACAACCATGGTTTACACTTAGCGAATACGTGAACACATACGATGGAAGATTCTACCCTATTCATGATGAACAATATTGGGATGAACCTACATTCCAATTACAACACAATAGAGTTCGTCGACAAAGGAGGCAGGCTGGTAGAGATCTCAGGACGCATAAGAAACGAGATGGATCAGCCATCATCGAGGGAGAGACAACGTGGGAG GTAGATGCATGTGAGAAGATCGAGTTATGGTGCCAAATAATTATGTTTGTGACGTAG